aagtCTGACAGGAAAAGCTTTGGATGAAACAGTCAGTgctttttcagatttctgttaCGACTGGACTTTTCAAAAGTAATAAATGCTCATGATTCTAACATGAGACCACACCTCCTACAAGAATATTGCAGTCCCCCAGTTTGTCCTTGTTACCACAAAACCCTTCCCCATGTGCAGTGCTTTGCATGTTCTGCTTTTATGTAATGATGTGAAggctctttcctctctttcttttttcctgcacGGCCAGGAAAAAGGGGAGAAATTAGCAGGCATCTTATGCAACTGCCTGTCCTTGGTCACAGCACggggaagcagagcagacagTCTCTTTACTCCACTCAGGCTGAGAAGATGCAGTTCCCAGCTGCATTACACTGTGTAACTTGTGATCCTCCACTTTCCTCTCTGGAGTGACCAAGTCCCTGGAAAGACCAAGCAGACTGTCTTGCTAGTTCCAGTGGACATCTGTGGAGAACAGAATGCTGCTCTTATGGTGGCCCTGACAGTGCCCTGAAGGGAATACTGAGGAAAGAATCTAAAAATTCAGCATGCACAGGATTACTCCCTGAGTATGATCTCCCAGTTATCAGTTACAGGGGGTTCCAGGGCTAAAAGAGTATCACTGGATAGGCCTTTTTCTACACATAAGTGTCACTGTTGAAGTGTGGTAACCACTTGTAGTGCAGCATTCAGGTGACTTCAGCCTGGACTTTGCTCAAATTCAAAATCGACTGAGCCATGCCCCCATATTTGTAATGATGTGTAATGCATACTGTTGAAGGTATTTGATGCTAATAAAAGGTAATAATACTTTTGAGTGATTGGAGTTTTAATAAAGgtacatttgtatttttatatgtcTGTGTATCTATATTTATGTTCCAGGTACATTCTTTTGATGGCACAAAGGAACAAGCAGCAGCTTTAATAGATTTGGATCTTTATATTGGAATAAATGGCTGGTAAGTTCTTTACAAGAAATATAACTGCTTTTGAATGGATGCTGTAGTGAACtcactgctttcttttaaacaaTGAGGTCAGGTTTTCAAAGCTCACTAGATCCTTAATCATCTGACAGATTTAGAAATGCTCTCATCAGTCTGTTAGCCATCAAAGCTCTTGCTGTGCAACTCAGTGAGCTAATCCATGTCCAGTCTACTACCCTCAGGACAATCCTTGTTTGTAGTTAAATAAGGTTGTTGAACGTGGAAAGATTCCCTCTGAGgagcatttaaaaaacagccTGACTTTGAGCTGCCTGTCAAATGCTGGAGTAATGCAAATGTAACCTGAGTGCCTCATCTCCTGGTTATGCAGTTTGGATTCTCAGCAGTCACCTGGCCAAATGCCAGCCAGCACCACTTTGTAAGGCACAGAGGCTGTCACCAGGCAAGCAAGGGCAGCCAGAGGGGTTCTGCAGCTTACTGGGGTGAGATGGCTTCTCCCACTAACTCtaaatttgctgttttctgcacAGTTTTAATTTACAGGCAGTATTGttaaaaaaggaagcaaatttTATTcatgaacaaaattatttaggaaGTTGTCTTTGCTACAAAACAATTTAACAGGCACAGTAATTACTTTTGTATGcttttcatggaattttttttttaaccaaactCTAAATTTTCTAGTTCACTGAAAACAGAAGCCAACTTGGAAACACTGAAATCAATTCCTAGTGAACGATTAATGATAGAGACTGGTAAGATTTTGTATCTTGGTCAGTTTGTGACAATGGGCAATGAGATATACTGGTATAGCAATAATAAAGCAGAAACAAGACCTAAAGCATTCATAACAGTGGCTGTTTTCTCTGCTTGAGAAAGCAGTTTACAGAACTACTCCTTTCCAGCCTTCTGCTGGAAGGAATAAGCTGCTGTGTCAGTTCCTGACATTGCAGGGGAAGATGAAAAGGACAAATTGACAACTCCGATTTTTAAATGTACCAGAATCCTGCTTGAGTATCTTTTAAAATGTAGCTTGCTGGAGATGTGCCAAGCACAGGGCAATGGCTGTGAGTTagccactgccagcagcaatGGCATTTGGAAACAACTGCTCTTTAAATGGAATAGGTGGAAGAATGCTTGAATTCCCCTCTTAGGCCACCAAGCAGTCATTTTAATGGGATGAGTAGGGATGTCCTGTTTTCTTTATTCATGTTCAGTTATCAATAACTGACAGTTACAGATAgagtattttcatttctgactCTGAGAAAGGAAGATTGCAAACTGCTAAATCCTTAAATTTATTTGCACATGATGTACAGACCTGTTATACAGGAAGTTTCTGTGGAATGTGTGCAGTGTATCTGGTTGTCTTTATCATGTCAGAGGAAATTATTGTTATGTATTACTATTGCTGATTTTTTCAAGTGTAAAACCCTGAAGATAATGGTATAAAAATTCAAGATGTTGAATTACCCAGATTTCTTAAATTTTGAGTTGGAGGTCATTGCTAGAAAGAGATTGCAGGAACTTTTGTCTGTAGAAGTAGTTGATTAAACTATCTCATGCTATTCTCAATTGTACTCCTAATTCTTTTATTCAAATTAAACTAGATGCACCTTGGTGTGGAGTGAAAAATACTCATGCTGGATCAAAATACGTTAAAACTACATTTCCtacaaaaaagaaatgggaaaaagggCACTGCTTGAAGGACAGGAATGAACCCTGCCATATAATGTAAGTGTATCACTGTACTCTTCTTTTAATTACTTAAACTCTCACGtgaaaaaagaatagaaaaattcCAATTCACTAGTAACATAGAAAATATACATTAATTCTAAATGTACTGAAACTTGTGCAAGATTTTGCTTTATAGgccatggaaaaaaattagaagtctTAATTTTCCAACTTCAGCAATTCTGGATGTACAGTGCTCCCTGAAAGTGAAACCAgtactgtttttattttttcacttaatACATTGTAGAAGAGGTTAAACCCTCTAAAGTAACCTGACTTGAATATTCATTTCATTCACTTGttcaggtattttttaaaactgatccagccctggggatcAGGGGACAGTCCCACAAGTGGGACAGTGCCAAGGCACCCGCAGTGCCTGTGACACGAACTGCCACAACATGCATTTTGTCAGGAAtgtttcttccttctgctgttgTGCTTCAAAGAATCTGATCCTGTGAAATTTAGATATGAATGACAGCAGCCAAGATACagaatagtgaaaaaaaaactcCAGGGGCTTATGGACAGAATTGGTAAGCACAGACAgttttctgcctccttttcACACAGTTCCTCACGGAAgtgtgaaaagcaggaaaatgtgtAATTGTTTTAGTGAAAATGTTTAGTTATCTGAATTAAATACCATTCATAGatgaaatgctgaattttcaGAATTCCCTGTCTAGATTCTGAAATACTGCAGCAAGGTGTCTAAACAAGAGTTTATTTGAGAAGTGAagggaattctgctgctttttgagACATGATGGAACTTGGAAAACCACTGATGATGTAAAAACAGTTTAAGCTTATGTGGTGACATCTCCTAGTGTTCAGATATATTTAATGCAATTAGGTCAATTGTAATActcattgtattttttttttttcatttagcaCAGTAACATTAACACATAAGGGTTCCTTCAGTATTTTAAGACTTTCTAGGTTCAGTCCATGATTTTGGAGTGGAGGAAGAGATCAATTGAAAACTTTCTTCTGGTCACAAGTGAAGGGTCTCTAGTGTTACTATTTCAACCGCCTCTTATGTCAACAACAGCCCCACATCTTTGTCTGCTGCCTTAGTTGTACTTTacagaaatgtttcagaaaCCCCCAAACTTGAAATGTGGTCTGTCCTGCACAGATGCAGAGTGCACAAATGCACTTGAGGTAATTACACAAATGTTGTGCTTTGGGTTTTGCCTTCATTTATGAACAAAATCTTGTTTGGTTCAACcatattttgaaattatcatCCCAATAATGTTCATTATAACCAGTTGAATTTTGAGAATCTTGTAAACcttaagaaaaatgaagaatggTAACTGATAATTGATATTTTTTTGACTTCTCAAGCAGCAAAATCTAGTGTGAGGGAATGTTAGTCAATAAAGTGTTTTTAATGTTTAgggtatatatatatgtacatatatatatacatatatataatatagcTCAATTGGCAGGAGGAATTTTCCATTTGTCTGGTGTTGGTGGTGCTGGACACTTTTCAGTTTTGATGGTGATATTTCTgcttcatatatatatatatatatatatatatatatatatatatatatatatatttagaacTACTCCCCTTGGaagctatttttttaaaaattcagccaCAAGGgacttctcttttctccttcaaCAGCTTCACATACACAATGTTACAGTAACATGCATCCTTCTACTGTATCCAAGTGAGGAGGAATAAGAAAGCCCTAAGTCTTCTTGGGTGAAAATCTTTggtatttgtttatttctgtgtagGCCTGATCTCACTTTATCTCATCTGGAATATCATCTTAAATCAAGAAGCTGGCTCATTCTGCAtctaggaaaatatttacaataaaGCAGTTATTAAGAGCAACTTTTCCTActctttcacaaaaaaaaaatttagctaTTCCTTCAGTTTAGAGGCAAAATCCAAACCTCACCACACCCTACCACCATGCTTAAGCTTCTTTCTCATCAGGGTGAAGTCTGAAGTTTTTTGCTgctaatggaaaataaaagtataaCACATCTCAGGAAGGGTACAGaatattactttttcttttaaagaatgaCTGCTATAGAATCAAGAAAGCAATTGTAGAGAGAAAGTTGTGGCTTGGTTTTAATCATGTCCCCTTTCTTTTGCCTCCTCTTCCTGGCTTGTATCAAGGCCCTGGGCTTTTGAAATTTcttatttaatatttactgCAAATACCTGACCACATTAATCACAATTAAACTAAAGAGTGGGGATGTAGGAGTAAGTTACTTTGGCAGCACTGTGCTCCCATAAAGCTGTATCTGGAATTTAGGCTTTACCATAAAACATCTATTCATACTGCAGCTTTAGCCTTGACAGGCTAATGagtttttgtttgaaaaatgaagATCATTGATAAAGACACCCACAAAATGACATTTCCTTCAAAACAGAAAGCTGTTTAATTACCTCCAAACAAGAGTCAAAAGACCAAAGATGAATCTGTACCAGTGAGCAAACCAGTGTTCAGTGTAAAGGAAATGGCAGTAACTTAAAACTAGAAGCTATTTGCATATCTGAGCACCCTGCCCTATTGCTCTTAGTGTAAGTTTTTATTCCAGCTTAATCTTAGTGACTTGTACATACACATGCAGCAAGCTGAAGTTGTGAAGTACATTGTGAAGTACTGCATTTCAGTCTTCTGAtataaatctttctttttttagtcAAATACTGGAAATAATGGCGGCAGTAAGAGAAGATGACCCACTTGAGTTGGCCAATACTCTATATAACAACACCATTAAAGTCTTCTTTCCAAATATGTAAAGTTGTTTTTCTTACATTTATTCAGCATAACTTCAGTAAATATATTGCAAAAACTTAAAAATCATCATACCTGCAAGTTCTAATCATTGGAAGCCAATGTGTagtgggttttgggttttttatggTACAAGattaaagctgcttttgaaaagGTGGTCTGCATTTGTGCAGTTTCTCAGCCCTGTTCCCCTTTTGTCAAGCTTCAAGGCCAGCCCATGCCTGTAACTCCAGTTAGCAGTGGAGGCACAGGATGAGCACCAGGCTGCTGCATTCACATGTAAAGCACTTCGAGCTACTGCTGGCAGTTCAGGAGGGTGGGACACATCCATGGCATGCGCTTTGCTGCTTCACCAGAAAGCTGAGCAGTGTCGCCTTTTGTTCCACATACGCAGATGCTATAGCATTAAGTCTACCAacctaaatttttattttttaaaaacacaactCACTAGTTTTTTGCAATAAAGCTCTGCTAATACTGAATTTGTAAGTAAAGCTGCTTTGGCTCAGGCTTTCATTTCCAAGTTGACCAGCTGAACAGTCTGTTTTCAccagtatttttcatttgcatcCAGAAAACATTGATTGGGGATTACTGGTATACAGTCTTTGGCACAGCATTATCACTACATCAATTAAAGAGTGTTTTTCCAACCATCTTAAAAACgtgaaaacattttattccaTGTACAATAATGTACATAATTTTAAGGTGGTCATGAAAGAGACCACCAAAAATTAGAGGTATATTTACAGTAGCACACACCACAGTAAACAACCACCATTCACAGACTCAACACTGAGATACTGCTGTTGTGCTTAAGTACAATAACTACAAAGTGATACTTTTATTCTGTTGAAGTCAATCTTGAACAAATACCTCACGGCTTAGTAAAGGACATCCTAATCACCAAGAGAGTTAGAGTCCACATTAAGAGTCTCATTCAAGTGCTGTGCCACACAGTCGCCATCTTCCTCATCACTATCAGAACTGTCATTATCTTCATTTAATTCATTTTCAGCATCAGCAGCTTCTTCTGCAACCCGTACAGGATTTTCATTTGGTGCTACAAACCCATTGTTGTTAGAGATACTGGCATTTTCTTTGTCCTCAATATACACTTTCTGATGGCACATCGGGCATGTGTCCTGAATGTACAGCCACTTCCGAAGACAAAGTGCATGAAAATAATGGTTGCACGGAGTAATGCGTGCAGAGGTGGTGAACTCGTGGTAGCAGATTGCACAGACATCATCAATTTCATGTAGCCGAGCTCCTTTTACCTCTGGAAGCGAGttgattttcttcacagcagttCGGCGGTTTATAAAAGTTTTCCAGCCATTCTTGGCTTGCAGGTAGATGTTGAAGTATGCATGCAGACACATCATGCAAGCGCGAATCTTGCTTCCTGATTCAAAAACCATTGTGTAAGCTCCATTTCCAAACATGATTACTCCAAATATAAACTCAATAATATTGCCAGTTGAGCGAACATAATAGACATAATCATCAAGTTTTTCCCATAGCACATTATAGTAGCCATCAATCATAAACAATATATAAACAGTGATAGAAACTATTACTTTTAGGCAAAGCTCTACACAGAACGCTGTGACTGCAAAAAGCCAAGTATTTAGTGCATAGTGGTGCCAGAGGATGTAACTGAGTAGAACTGGAAGAATGAAAAGGCAAGCGGAGACAAACAGTACAGGAAAGTGTCTGCGGAACGATGACACGTGGGAGGCACTGAGAGACATCAGCACGGGGTCTGTCATTCCATGGATAAAATGCAGGACTGCAGTCAACAAAAGGCACATGTTTCGACTCAGGCGAACTAATCGTTCCTCTGGTTTCAGTCCACTTAAACCAGTCTGCAGagccaaaatgaaaaacaagacGGGTGCTACAAACCCAAGCCTTTTGTCATCCTCATCAGTTGATCCAATGAAGGCCAGGATACCAAGTCCCAAATAATGCGCTATTGAGGAAATGACGGCACTCATGCCCAATACAGTTAGAGTAGAGTCACACCCACTTATGATCAGGCTGCAAATCAGTTCCCAACAGTTATCCCACGATATTAAGAAGAATTTTTCTTCCGTGTTGTTTTCAGCCATCTTTACAACATATGTTAATACAACAGCTTGTGCTGTAAGTCTTGTTAGCCAAAAGACACGTAGTACAGCTGGAAAGCGAATCCTCTTCCATGTATCTTCCATCAATAGCTGTAATCCATAAATACGATACATGTGCCTCACCAGCAGATAAACGTATCGTACCGAATAATAGAACCACTTCATTTTCGTAACTAAAATGGCTGTGGTGTTTAGTGTCAGAACTAGgcctgaaataaaaacaagtacTTGCCGGACATTTAAAGGTAATTCAACAACCAAGCCAATTACAGGAATCAGTATATCCAGGATGATGAGTTGAGAGTATATGGACTGCATGTTTAGCAGTGTAACATATCCGATTCCAAAGGTAAGCTGAAGGACAGAAAGTGCCATCCATAGCGAAGGTCCTTTTTGTAGGAAGATCTGAATTCCAAATGCAGGTGTGTAGTAGGCACTGTGGAAGTTTATGTGCAAAGCAGCATAGTAATTCACCAACACTGAAGTTGCAGCCAGCAGAAACGCTGAGGCAATCATGTAGAACTTGAAAAGTGCTCGCTGTTGTAAGACCAGAACAACGCTGGATACAAAGACACCTAAAACCAGATTGAAATAATTTAGTTCTCAACAGAAGTTCAACAACAGAATTTAACCTATTAGCTTTGGAGCtacatttatttaatgtatCACTTCCTCATTAGTCACTTGTAACTTTGCATTGCGAATTGTGTCCTTTTCAGAGAACAGGCAAGAGGGCAAGTTAATCTCTGCATTTAACATCTGTGACCTACAGCTGTGATGCAAAGCCACTGCAAGCCCTAAATCACAATTCCTGCCTTTCAGCCTTAGTCCTGAAATCCAAGGGTAGACAAgttcaaaaaataaacaaccctCAACAGATCACCTTTATAAGCAaagctaataaaaaataaattagtaaaatTTAATAAGTCCACTAATTCACTTGAACAAGGTACTCAACTACAGCTGTCCAAGCTGGAGTAATAAAGATAAGTAACCAAAACACTTGAACTAAACTCTTTAATgggaaaagagtgaaaaattaCTGTAGTCTGTTGTGAGGAAGGCACTCctattttccttcagtttacttttatttctagTGACAGTGATGACAAAGGTCACATGAGGAAAATCTTCCAGAGTATACATCTTTTGTGCACAGAATCCAAAACTGCACCAACTGCCTCTCTGCCAATGCAAACTTGTCTGTCTTCTTAGAAGTCAGATTTAGGCCTTGAAATTCCTGTTTGCTAACTTCTCCCTTATACTGACCATGACCACATCTTAACCATGTCTGCAAAGTCTGCACCTTCCTATGAGAAATCCTATCAGAGCAACTGCAGCATTGGGAGATTGGGATTATGTGTCCCTGCAGTAAACTCCTGTAGTGTAATTTATTAATTCCATCACTGTGCACTTACATAGGTAAGGGCTCTGCCCTAAGAGGTGTCAAATTAAATAGCACTTAGCACTAGATTCATTTCCTTAAAcagtttctttttcaggaaACACACTGCCTTTGTTTTGGACTTCTCAATCAGCTTCCACTCTATGCAACTGCTTTCTCATCCAAACCAGTTTGGAGAGATTTCAATCTCTGTAACTTATATTTGCTTCTAAGTTGCTTTCAATCTCTGtactaaaacaaataaaatcaccAGTAATCCTCTTTCTGCTGGAGTACAGCATTggtcttttctttctgacaaCTGTAGTTTAGGTTGTTCTAAATCTGCCATAAACAAATGTTGTAAAAAAATTTAAGCCATAGCCTCTTTATCATGAGAATAAAATCTTTGAAATAGCATTTGATTCTACCAATATTGCAACCACTGCTTgtataaagaaaaacaacaacaaccaaacacacacaaatacacaaaaaaaaaaaccaaacctccaAAGTCTGGAGGACTGAGAAGGGAAAGGATCAACATGAATCAAGTGCAAAAGGCAGGCTACAGATAAAGTTATTAATACGCCTGAACAATATTCCTTGCCAGTAGCACTGGCTGATATAAACACATTCTCCTTAACTAATCATTAACCTGGTAACCTTGTGGACTGAAGAAAAGCCTCTATCAGTTTTCAGAAAGCCCCTTGCATTGTAGCTCAGCTCttccaggaaaagctgaaagaataTTGGTTACATGCAGTGCTTTTAACAAAATAAGCTTGACAGTTGCCTTGTCATTTTAACCACCACAAACATCTTTAGGAAAGCCAATACTGCTGACGAGTTTGTAACCTTTGTCTTTTCTCATAAGTCACAGAAAAGATTCACATGCCTGTACAAGGTCATTATTTATGTAATTCTGATCATTTGAGCCAAAGGAGATGCATTTTGCAGTACACAGGCTGCTCTGAAACACGCCTTAACAAAACCTATTTTTGTGCCTTGCAGTGGCAGTAACAGGCCTGTATTTAGATACTGCAGGTCATCTTAAAACACTGACGTTTCACATGCAAGACACATCTCTAAAAACAGTACAACAGTGAGTCAATAGAGCTTGTCCTACTGGTTCCTCTGAAAAGGGACTAACAAAAGTACAGCGTTTCTCTTAAGTCTTATGGGGAAAAGTCAAGACTCACTGAAGGAGTCTCAAAAGACCCTAAGAGGTAGCAGATCTCAGAagctcagtgctgtgagcaCTCCTTTTCCTCATCTCCATTAGTGTCACTTAGTCCATCTTAACATGAGAAgactgccctgccctgtgcccaccccCTTTGCCCTCTGAAAC
The nucleotide sequence above comes from Oenanthe melanoleuca isolate GR-GAL-2019-014 chromosome 2, OMel1.0, whole genome shotgun sequence. Encoded proteins:
- the RNF139 gene encoding E3 ubiquitin-protein ligase RNF139 isoform X1, producing the protein MAAPGPPRLPQLRLGPRLRAGLEVALRVPSLFLIDAIFNSAPLPGGSVSAALLGALLRLLGVFVSSVVLVLQQRALFKFYMIASAFLLAATSVLVNYYAALHINFHSAYYTPAFGIQIFLQKGPSLWMALSVLQLTFGIGYVTLLNMQSIYSQLIILDILIPVIGLVVELPLNVRQVLVFISGLVLTLNTTAILVTKMKWFYYSVRYVYLLVRHMYRIYGLQLLMEDTWKRIRFPAVLRVFWLTRLTAQAVVLTYVVKMAENNTEEKFFLISWDNCWELICSLIISGCDSTLTVLGMSAVISSIAHYLGLGILAFIGSTDEDDKRLGFVAPVLFFILALQTGLSGLKPEERLVRLSRNMCLLLTAVLHFIHGMTDPVLMSLSASHVSSFRRHFPVLFVSACLFILPVLLSYILWHHYALNTWLFAVTAFCVELCLKVIVSITVYILFMIDGYYNVLWEKLDDYVYYVRSTGNIIEFIFGVIMFGNGAYTMVFESGSKIRACMMCLHAYFNIYLQAKNGWKTFINRRTAVKKINSLPEVKGARLHEIDDVCAICYHEFTTSARITPCNHYFHALCLRKWLYIQDTCPMCHQKVYIEDKENASISNNNGFVAPNENPVRVAEEAADAENELNEDNDSSDSDEEDGDCVAQHLNETLNVDSNSLGD
- the RNF139 gene encoding E3 ubiquitin-protein ligase RNF139 isoform X2 encodes the protein MPTGSPAHLDCVLEPAFDSYKGWGVFVSSVVLVLQQRALFKFYMIASAFLLAATSVLVNYYAALHINFHSAYYTPAFGIQIFLQKGPSLWMALSVLQLTFGIGYVTLLNMQSIYSQLIILDILIPVIGLVVELPLNVRQVLVFISGLVLTLNTTAILVTKMKWFYYSVRYVYLLVRHMYRIYGLQLLMEDTWKRIRFPAVLRVFWLTRLTAQAVVLTYVVKMAENNTEEKFFLISWDNCWELICSLIISGCDSTLTVLGMSAVISSIAHYLGLGILAFIGSTDEDDKRLGFVAPVLFFILALQTGLSGLKPEERLVRLSRNMCLLLTAVLHFIHGMTDPVLMSLSASHVSSFRRHFPVLFVSACLFILPVLLSYILWHHYALNTWLFAVTAFCVELCLKVIVSITVYILFMIDGYYNVLWEKLDDYVYYVRSTGNIIEFIFGVIMFGNGAYTMVFESGSKIRACMMCLHAYFNIYLQAKNGWKTFINRRTAVKKINSLPEVKGARLHEIDDVCAICYHEFTTSARITPCNHYFHALCLRKWLYIQDTCPMCHQKVYIEDKENASISNNNGFVAPNENPVRVAEEAADAENELNEDNDSSDSDEEDGDCVAQHLNETLNVDSNSLGD